One stretch of Arachis hypogaea cultivar Tifrunner chromosome 20, arahy.Tifrunner.gnm2.J5K5, whole genome shotgun sequence DNA includes these proteins:
- the LOC112784169 gene encoding kinetochore protein NDC80 homolog — MRPGAGSRRQPNDSFIPPPTPLDFHQRNQFPRDSDASFASSRPSSAGGGAGRTRFEDYKERHFQQSVISAINSFLKSRDSTIRFKSGGTTPSAKVIIETLQFLLREIEYPVSKLEEDLPPLLKRLNYPFKLNKSILKSPAAPHQWPYLLALIHWLLQIASFGSHLSQSTSNTVSSLLQVNLLHQYTLNSYLNYIKGHDDVVEELELDIIDKLNHQKALAQEKLEAANNELKSLRDDLERLRLHPVKKEELEKTKGMLEDDVKKFNLLIEDVGRKIEEMEKVLAEKEKVLEAKEQENRRVCEENKELRRTVEAQPVNVRDVERMKRELQALEREIQEGELARNVWEDKFWELENNLSHKFKELEVLALDCNQELRRLKIGDDIQYQLNAKGTTPAEIMGFDHKLSLKPALNSYTEDIKKISMGRWEELISYQQMSNENAARLEQKRNNVATLQSQIDKMEAEVNMIKNETQDYVNRCSAEAKRMLEDVHVAGHDLDIMEREAAEVLKAAQLNLQEAIKQSEEEIQMRARELLKLVDSVSKYKEYVGSKISEMNRELSETATAVSEAYRGSFPSQFTNILNTNRQPESRD; from the exons ATGAGACCCGGCGCTGGATCCCGCCGACAACCCAACGACTCATTCATTCCGCCGCCAACTCCGCTGGATTTCCATCAGCGCAATCAGTTCCCCCGCGACTCCGACGCCAGTTTCGCAAGCAGCCGCCCTTCTTCCGCCGGAGGCGGCGCGGGGCGCACGAGGTTCGAGGACTACAAGGAGCGCCACTTTCAGCAATCGGTGATTTCCGCCATCAACTCGTTCCTAAAGTCGCGGGACTCTACCATCAGGTTCAAATCCGGCGGCACCACACCTTCCGCGAAGGTCATCATCGAAACCCTACAGTTCCTTCTGAGAGAGATCGAGTACCCTGTGTCGAAACTCGAAGAGGATCTTCCCCCTCTCCTGAAGCGCCTCAATTACCCGTTCAAGCTCAACAAGTCCATCCTCAAATCCCCCGCTGCCCCTCACCAGTGGCCTTACTTGCTCGCACTCATTCACTGGCTCCTTCAGATCGCCTCCTTCGGCTCTCACCTCTCCCAATCCACCTCCAATACCGTCTCTTCCCTCCTCCAGGTCAACCTTCTCCACCAGTACACCCTCAATTCCTATCTTAACTACATTAAGGGCCATGATGATGTGGTTGAAGAACTCGAACTCGACATCATCGACAAGCTCAACCACCAGAAGGCCCTCGCCCAGGAGAAGCTCGAGGCTGCCAACAATGAGCTCAAGAGTTTGAGGGATGACTTGGAGAGGCTGAGGTTGCATCCCGTAAAGAAGGAGGAGCTGGAGAAGACTAAG GGCATGCTAGAGGACGATGTGAAGAAGTTTAATCTTCTGATTGAGGATGTTGGGAGGAAGATTGAGGAGATGGAGAAGGTGCTGGCAGAGAAGGAGAAGGTTCTGGAGGCGAAGGAGCAGGAGAACCGTAGGGTTTGCGAGGAGAACAAGGAACTCAGGAGGACGGTAGAGGCACAGCCTGTGAATGTGAGGGATGTGGAGAGGATGAAGAGGGAGTTGCAGGCTTTGGAGAGGGAGATCCAGGAGGGCGAGCTTGCCCGGAATGTTTGGGAGGACAAGTTCTGGGAACTGGAGAATAATCTTTCTCACAAGTTCAAGGAGCTTGAGGTGCTTGCTTTGGATTGCAACCAAGAGCTGAGGAG GTTGAAGATCGGTGATGATATTCAGTATCAGTTGAATGCCAAGGGAACTACGCCTGCTGAGATTATGGGTTTTGACCATAAATTGAGTCTGAAGCCTGCACTTAACTCATACACTGAGGACATTAAGAAGATTTCTATGGGGAGATGGGAAGAGTTAATTTCCTATCAGCAAATGTCCAATGAAAATGCTGCTAGGCTTGAGCAAAAAAGAAATAATGTTGCAACATTGCAGTCACAGATTGATAAA ATGGAAGCTGAAGTAAACATGATAAAGAATGAAACACAAGATTATGTAAATAGATGTTCAGCTGAAGCAAAGCGAATGTTGGAGGATGTCCACGTAGCAGGTCATGACCTGGACATTATGGAAAGAGAGGCAGCTGAGGTTCTGAAG GCTGCCCAATTGAATTTGCAGGAAGCAATTAAGCAAAGTGAAGAAGAAATACAAATGCGTGCTCGTGAGCTCCTGAAGTTGGTTGATTCAGTATCAAAGTATAAAGAATACGTGGGGTCTAAAATTTCAGAGATGAATAGGGAACTATCAGAAACTGCAACTGCTGTCTCTGAGGCATACAGGGGTTCATTTCCGTCCCAATTCACCAATATATTGAATACAAATCGCCAGCCTGAGAGTAGAGATTGA
- the LOC112784594 gene encoding partner of Y14 and mago, translated as MSTSRRSEDQQHKEQVPELSKTLKEGERILAPTRRPDGTLRKAIRIRAGYTPQEEVAIYQPKAALLKKEMASHSGPPGYDPALDNSKPKTKSVKRNERKKEKRLQAALEKEKNLELNVTEDSTKLEAVKNDLGSESVQSLTSQINELAVSGSSSVASPVTDSTEGLDSSGCSQDIDKKIRALKKKIRQTESLQQKAAEQDMKPEQLEKLAKLEDWRNELRLLEERVKRQQHDQSLRTTKLN; from the exons ATGTCAACGAGTCGCCGAAGCGAAGATCAACAACACAAGGAGCAAGTTCCAGAGCTCAGCAAAACCCTAAAAGAAGGAGAGAGGATTCTCGCCCCTACGCGGCGACCCGATGGAACCCTCCGAAAAGCCATTCGCATCAGAGCTGGCTATACCCCTCAAGAAGAAGTCGCCATTTATCAACCCAAAGCTGCTCTG TTGAAGAAAGAGATGGCATCACACAGTGGACCTCCGGGTTATGATCCTGCATTGGATAATTCAAAACCAAAGACGAAATCGGTAAAGAGGAACGAAAGGAAGAAGGAAAAACGACTTCAG GCTGCCCTTGAAAAGGAAAAGAATTTAGAATTAAATGTAACCGAAGATAGTACGAAGCTAGAAGCAGTTAAGAATGATCTTGGATCAGAATCTGTCCAGTCGCTAACATCTCAGATTAATGAACTAGCTGTTTCTGGAAGTTCTTCCGTTGCTTCTCCTGTCACGGACTCTACAGAAGGTTTAGACTCATCTGGCTGCAGCCAAGATATTGATAAAAAGATTCGAGCACTGAAAAAGAAG ATACGACAGACAGAAAGCCTCCAGCAGAAAGCTGCAGAGCAAGATATGAAGCCTGAGCAGTTAGAGAAGCTAGCAAAACTGGAAGATTGGCGTAATGAGCTAAGACTTTTGGAGGAAAGGGTGAAACGACAGCAGCATGACCAAAGTCTTAGAACTACTAAATTAAATTAG